In Massilia antarctica, the following are encoded in one genomic region:
- the bamA gene encoding outer membrane protein assembly factor BamA gives MKLNSERFALPFFRRSLIGAAVLALCAGQALAVNPFVVKDIRVEGIQRTEAGTVFSYLPVRVGETFNDEKSIAAIKALYATGFFKDVRLEEEKGVLVVLVEERPAIATVDFTGTKEFEKDVLVKALKEIGVGETKIFDKASVDRAEQELKRQYLSHGLYGVKITTTVTPIERNRVTVMFNVDEGEVARIKQISIVGNKTFSDKDLREVLQLGTSGWFTWYTKADQYSKTKLTGDIESIKSFYLNRGYLEANVESTQVSITPDKKDIYLTINITEGEKYTVSGIKLEGEMFGREEELKELVRLRVGQTYSGELLTASNKLISDRMGTFGYAFANVNANPEINREKREVAFTFFVDPGKRAYVRRMNIAGNTTTRDEVIRREFRQFEGSWYDGNKIKMSRDRVDRLGYFKDVTIDTPEAQGTSDQVDVNLTVTEKPTGNFLIGGSFSQAEKFTFTASIQQANFAGSGNTVGIDLNTSKYSRTIAFSHTNPYFTEDGVSQQFELYLRTLNPPALNIGTYKVKQTGGRVSYGVPFSETDTVYFGVGLERTTIDTDATSPTRYLEYVRQINGTESGIGSATTNALPFTAAWQRDSRDSAITPSAGRYQRVNLELDLVGDTKYYRAVYNQEWYRPITNKITLALRGEFDYGHGIRKSPYPVFKNFYGGGIGSVRGYLSSSLGVVDRNNDAVGGAKRIIGNAELQMPFPGSGADRSLRWFGFADAGQVYSEEQKIRLNELRYSAGLGVSWISPVGPLKLSYAKPLNAKPGDRLERFQFQMGTGF, from the coding sequence ATGAAATTAAATTCTGAACGTTTTGCCTTGCCTTTCTTTCGTCGTAGCTTAATCGGCGCTGCCGTCCTGGCGCTGTGCGCCGGACAAGCCCTTGCAGTGAATCCGTTCGTGGTCAAGGATATCCGGGTCGAGGGCATCCAGCGTACCGAAGCCGGCACCGTGTTCAGCTACCTGCCGGTGCGCGTGGGCGAAACGTTCAACGATGAAAAGAGCATCGCCGCCATCAAGGCGCTGTACGCCACCGGCTTCTTCAAGGACGTGCGCCTGGAAGAAGAAAAGGGCGTACTGGTCGTGCTGGTCGAGGAACGCCCGGCGATCGCCACCGTGGACTTCACCGGCACCAAGGAATTCGAAAAGGACGTGCTGGTCAAGGCGCTCAAGGAAATCGGCGTCGGCGAGACCAAGATTTTCGACAAGGCTTCGGTCGACCGCGCCGAGCAGGAGCTCAAGCGCCAGTACCTGTCGCACGGCCTGTACGGCGTCAAGATCACCACCACCGTCACGCCAATCGAACGCAATCGCGTGACCGTCATGTTCAATGTGGACGAGGGCGAGGTCGCGCGCATCAAGCAGATCAGCATCGTCGGCAACAAGACCTTCTCGGACAAGGACTTGCGCGAAGTCCTGCAGCTCGGTACCTCCGGCTGGTTCACCTGGTACACCAAGGCCGACCAGTATTCCAAGACCAAGCTGACCGGCGACATCGAGTCGATCAAGTCGTTCTACCTGAACCGCGGCTACCTGGAAGCGAACGTGGAATCGACCCAGGTCTCGATCACGCCCGACAAAAAAGACATCTACCTGACCATCAACATCACCGAAGGCGAGAAGTACACCGTCTCCGGCATCAAGCTCGAAGGCGAAATGTTCGGGCGCGAGGAAGAGCTCAAGGAACTGGTGCGCCTGCGCGTGGGCCAGACCTATTCGGGCGAACTGCTCACGGCCAGTAATAAGCTCATTTCGGACCGCATGGGAACCTTCGGCTATGCCTTCGCCAACGTCAACGCCAACCCGGAAATCAACCGCGAAAAGCGCGAAGTCGCATTCACCTTCTTTGTCGATCCGGGCAAGCGCGCTTACGTGCGCCGCATGAACATCGCCGGCAATACCACCACGCGCGATGAAGTCATCCGGCGCGAGTTCCGCCAGTTCGAGGGTTCCTGGTACGACGGCAACAAGATCAAGATGTCGCGCGACCGTGTCGACCGCCTCGGCTACTTCAAGGACGTGACCATCGACACGCCGGAAGCGCAGGGCACTTCCGACCAGGTCGACGTCAACCTGACCGTGACCGAAAAACCGACCGGTAACTTCCTGATCGGCGGCTCGTTCTCGCAGGCGGAAAAATTCACCTTCACCGCGTCGATCCAGCAGGCCAACTTTGCCGGTAGCGGCAACACGGTCGGCATCGATCTGAACACGAGCAAATACAGCCGCACCATCGCCTTCTCGCACACCAATCCCTACTTTACCGAAGACGGCGTGTCGCAGCAGTTCGAGCTGTACCTGCGTACCCTGAACCCGCCGGCGCTCAACATCGGTACCTACAAGGTCAAGCAAACCGGTGGCCGCGTGAGCTACGGCGTGCCGTTCTCCGAAACCGACACCGTGTACTTCGGCGTGGGCCTGGAACGCACCACCATCGACACCGATGCCACCAGCCCGACCCGCTACCTGGAATATGTGCGCCAGATCAACGGCACCGAGAGCGGCATCGGCAGCGCCACCACCAACGCTTTGCCGTTCACTGCCGCCTGGCAGCGCGACAGCCGCGACAGCGCCATCACGCCATCGGCTGGCCGCTACCAGCGGGTCAACCTCGAACTGGACCTGGTCGGCGACACCAAATACTACCGCGCGGTCTACAACCAGGAATGGTACCGTCCGATCACCAACAAGATCACCCTGGCGCTGCGCGGCGAATTCGATTATGGCCACGGCATCCGGAAAAGCCCGTACCCGGTCTTCAAGAATTTCTACGGCGGCGGCATCGGTTCGGTGCGCGGTTACCTGAGCTCCTCGCTCGGCGTGGTCGACCGCAACAACGACGCTGTCGGCGGCGCCAAGCGCATCATCGGCAATGCCGAACTGCAGATGCCATTCCCGGGCAGCGGCGCCGACCGCAGCCTGCGCTGGTTCGGCTTTGCCGACGCCGGCCAGGTCTACAGCGAAGAGCAGAAAATCCGCTTGAACGAATTGCGTTACTCGGCCGGCTTGGGCGTGAGCTGGATTTCGCCGGTCGGTCCGCTCAAGTTGAGTTATGCTAAGCCTTTGAACGCGAAACCTGGCGATCGCCTGGAACGCTTCCAGTTCCAGATGGGTACCGGTTTCTGA
- the rseP gene encoding RIP metalloprotease RseP, which translates to MTFFTTLLAFLCSLGPLIIFHELGHYTVARLCGVKVLRFSLGFGKVIWSRRFGADQTEWVISMLPLGGYVRMLDDRDPDTRATTEADQAREYTRKNVWQRIAIVAAGPVANFLLAIAVFGGLYMVGMDEVGTRVRAMAETTPAFQAGLRGGDRIVGVNGVPVTTFTELRWEVLKAVLDKGGVRLDAAQPGGARYSATLAPAALAGKDAEGDLLGELGISMFRAPVSIGKIPDATGPAARAGMRPGDRVVKVDGKPLADGAALMALIAQSCGRTLEFGIERDGRALTLAVTPELNKDTNRYRINAELLSLFEMVKVALGPADAVLAGARMTWQQSVMSVKMIGKMVTGQVSLANLTGVVTIADYAGKTARMGPIEFLSFIAVVSVSLGVMNLLPIPVLDGGLLLYYSLEVLTGRRLPDRIVELAQRAGVVFLVMLMALALFNDTMRLLRPAPAPPANTYVRCPND; encoded by the coding sequence ATGACGTTCTTCACCACCCTCCTGGCGTTTCTGTGTTCGCTGGGACCGCTGATCATTTTTCACGAACTGGGTCACTACACGGTGGCCCGCCTGTGCGGCGTCAAGGTGCTGCGCTTCTCGCTCGGCTTCGGCAAGGTCATCTGGTCGCGCCGTTTCGGGGCCGACCAGACCGAGTGGGTCATTTCCATGCTCCCGCTGGGCGGCTATGTGCGCATGCTGGACGACCGCGATCCGGACACCCGCGCCACCACCGAAGCCGACCAGGCCCGCGAATACACGCGCAAGAACGTGTGGCAGCGCATCGCCATCGTGGCGGCCGGCCCGGTCGCCAACTTCCTGCTGGCTATCGCCGTGTTCGGCGGTCTCTATATGGTGGGCATGGACGAGGTGGGCACCCGCGTGCGCGCCATGGCCGAGACCACACCCGCCTTCCAGGCCGGCCTGCGCGGAGGCGACCGCATTGTCGGTGTCAACGGCGTGCCGGTGACGACCTTTACCGAGCTGCGCTGGGAAGTCCTGAAAGCGGTGCTCGACAAGGGCGGCGTCCGCCTCGACGCGGCCCAGCCGGGCGGGGCGCGCTACAGCGCCACCCTGGCGCCGGCCGCCCTGGCCGGCAAGGATGCCGAAGGCGACCTGCTCGGCGAGCTCGGCATCTCCATGTTCCGCGCGCCGGTTTCGATCGGCAAGATTCCCGATGCCACCGGTCCGGCCGCCAGGGCAGGGATGCGCCCTGGTGACCGCGTGGTCAAGGTCGACGGCAAGCCGCTGGCCGATGGCGCCGCGCTGATGGCCTTGATCGCCCAATCGTGCGGCCGCACCCTCGAATTCGGGATCGAGCGCGATGGCCGCGCCCTGACCCTGGCGGTCACACCGGAATTGAATAAAGATACTAATCGCTATCGCATCAATGCCGAATTGCTGTCCTTGTTCGAGATGGTCAAGGTCGCCCTCGGCCCGGCCGACGCCGTGCTGGCCGGCGCCAGGATGACCTGGCAGCAAAGCGTGATGAGCGTGAAAATGATCGGCAAGATGGTCACCGGGCAGGTGTCGCTCGCCAATCTGACCGGCGTGGTCACGATTGCCGACTACGCCGGCAAGACCGCGCGCATGGGACCGATCGAATTTTTGAGCTTTATTGCCGTCGTCAGCGTCAGTCTGGGGGTGATGAATCTGTTACCAATTCCGGTTCTGGACGGTGGTCTTTTGCTGTATTATTCGCTGGAAGTTTTGACCGGGCGCCGTCTGCCGGACCGGATCGTCGAGCTGGCGCAGCGCGCCGGCGTCGTGTTTTTGGTGATGCTGATGGCGCTGGCGCTCTTCAATGATACGATGCGCCTGCTGCGTCCGGCGCCTGCGCCTCCCGCGAATACATATGTACGTTGTCCAAACGATTGA
- the ispC gene encoding 1-deoxy-D-xylulose-5-phosphate reductoisomerase, with protein sequence MQRITILGATGSIGVSTLDVLARHPDQYQVYALSAHSKVEELAEQCARFRPARAVVGSADAAARLTVLLRERDLRTQVEHGEAALCSIAASADTDTVMAAIVGAAGLAPTLAAARAGKKILLANKEALVMSGQLFMDAVHEHGATLLPIDSEHNAIFQSLPQSYARQPGAAGVAKILLTASGGPFLNRAVETLEHVTPDEACKHPNWVMGRKISVDSATMMNKGLEVIEAHWLFGAPAALIEVVIHPQSVIHSMVSYVDGSVIAELGNPDMRTPIANALAFPERIESGVAQLDLTSIGTLQFYKPDFARFPCLALAFESLEAGGTAPALLNAANEVAVQAFLERRIGFRDIDRVIARVMHENPHEAASSIGAVMACDARARAAAGSIVAGLAR encoded by the coding sequence ATGCAACGCATCACCATTCTAGGCGCGACCGGTTCGATTGGCGTGTCCACCCTGGACGTGCTTGCACGTCACCCCGATCAATACCAAGTGTATGCGCTCAGCGCGCATTCGAAAGTGGAAGAGCTGGCCGAGCAGTGCGCGCGCTTCCGTCCGGCGCGCGCCGTGGTCGGTAGTGCCGATGCCGCCGCCCGCCTGACCGTCCTGCTGCGCGAGCGCGACCTGCGCACCCAGGTCGAACACGGCGAAGCGGCCCTGTGTTCGATCGCCGCCAGCGCCGACACCGACACCGTGATGGCCGCCATCGTCGGCGCCGCCGGCCTGGCCCCGACCCTGGCAGCGGCCCGTGCTGGCAAGAAGATTTTGCTCGCGAACAAGGAAGCGCTGGTCATGTCCGGCCAGTTGTTCATGGATGCGGTGCACGAGCACGGCGCCACCTTGCTGCCGATCGATAGCGAGCACAATGCGATTTTCCAGTCCCTGCCGCAATCGTATGCGCGCCAGCCCGGCGCGGCCGGCGTGGCCAAGATCCTCCTGACCGCCTCGGGCGGCCCGTTCCTGAACCGCGCGGTCGAGACGCTCGAACATGTCACCCCCGACGAAGCCTGCAAGCACCCGAACTGGGTCATGGGGCGCAAGATTTCGGTCGACTCGGCCACCATGATGAACAAGGGCCTGGAAGTGATCGAGGCGCACTGGCTGTTCGGCGCGCCCGCCGCGCTGATCGAGGTGGTGATCCATCCGCAAAGCGTGATCCATTCGATGGTGTCCTATGTGGATGGCTCCGTCATCGCCGAACTGGGCAACCCCGACATGCGCACCCCGATCGCCAACGCCCTCGCATTTCCCGAGCGCATAGAGTCCGGCGTGGCCCAGCTCGACCTGACCAGCATTGGCACCCTGCAATTTTACAAGCCCGATTTTGCGCGCTTTCCCTGCCTGGCGCTGGCCTTCGAGTCGCTTGAAGCGGGCGGCACCGCGCCGGCCCTGCTCAACGCGGCCAACGAAGTGGCGGTGCAAGCTTTCCTGGAGCGCCGCATCGGCTTTCGCGACATCGACAGGGTGATCGCGCGCGTCATGCACGAGAACCCGCATGAAGCGGCCAGCAGCATCGGCGCCGTGATGGCGTGCGATGCGCGCGCCCGCGCCGCCGCCGGCAGCATCGTCGCCGGCCTGGCCAGATGA
- a CDS encoding phosphatidate cytidylyltransferase: MLITRIITAVVLLVVLLGVLFGGYYPAFAAVVLLFLTAAVTESFQLFKSSRKQAFLVALFWSAAFAYAFLYRDNSAVKFWFGLSTLLWLFRFVPSLKTGLPPAEGGRNTMLATMYAITIVACFAAIVVFFKHSAVYLLSVLALVWIADIGAYFSGKAFGKRKLAPSISPGKSWEGAIGGGIAVLLIASASILFGGPVLADTFAVALQAKLGWAGALAVLVVIVAASVVGDLFESQLKRRAGVKDSSKLLPGHGGVLDRIDALIPVLPLAALIHTGLL, encoded by the coding sequence ATGCTAATTACCCGGATCATCACCGCCGTCGTCTTGCTTGTCGTCTTGCTGGGGGTGCTGTTCGGCGGCTATTACCCCGCCTTCGCCGCGGTGGTGCTGCTGTTCCTCACGGCCGCTGTCACCGAAAGCTTTCAGCTGTTCAAGTCGTCGCGCAAGCAAGCCTTCCTGGTCGCCCTGTTCTGGAGCGCGGCCTTTGCCTACGCCTTCCTGTACCGCGATAACAGCGCCGTCAAGTTCTGGTTCGGCTTGTCGACCCTGCTGTGGCTATTCCGTTTCGTGCCCTCGCTCAAGACCGGCCTGCCGCCGGCCGAAGGCGGGCGCAACACCATGCTGGCCACCATGTATGCGATCACCATCGTGGCGTGTTTTGCCGCCATCGTGGTGTTCTTCAAGCACTCGGCGGTGTACCTGCTGTCGGTGCTGGCCTTGGTCTGGATTGCCGACATCGGCGCTTACTTCTCGGGCAAGGCCTTCGGCAAGCGCAAGCTGGCGCCCTCGATTTCGCCCGGCAAATCGTGGGAAGGCGCCATCGGCGGCGGCATCGCCGTGCTGCTGATCGCCAGCGCCTCGATCCTGTTCGGCGGTCCCGTGCTGGCCGACACCTTCGCCGTCGCCCTCCAGGCCAAATTGGGCTGGGCCGGTGCGCTGGCGGTACTGGTGGTGATCGTCGCCGCCAGCGTGGTCGGCGACCTGTTCGAATCCCAGCTCAAGCGCCGCGCCGGCGTCAAGGACAGCAGCAAGCTGCTGCCGGGCCATGGCGGCGTGCTCGACCGGATCGATGCCCTGATCCCGGTGCTGCCGCTCGCGGCCCTGATCCATACCGGGCTGCTCTGA
- the uppS gene encoding polyprenyl diphosphate synthase: MIYKSSTTAVPEVARVPRHVAIIMDGNGRWATKRFLPRVAGHVKGVEAVRGCVEACIQRGIEYLTLFAFSSENWRRPEEEVSLLMRLFVTALEREVAKMHANNIRLKVVGDLSRFDSKLQDMIASAERRTANNTRLTVTICANYGGRWDIMQASSKMVAANPGLSSFSEEQLARHLAMAYAPEPDLFIRTGGEERISNFLLWQLAYSELYFTDTYWPDFSIESLDAAIASYQSRERRFGRTGDQLAEKKS; the protein is encoded by the coding sequence ATGATCTATAAAAGTTCGACGACAGCAGTACCCGAAGTAGCCCGCGTGCCGCGCCATGTGGCCATCATCATGGACGGCAACGGCCGCTGGGCCACCAAGCGCTTCTTGCCGCGCGTGGCTGGCCACGTCAAGGGTGTCGAAGCCGTGCGCGGCTGCGTGGAAGCTTGCATCCAGCGCGGCATCGAGTACCTCACCCTGTTCGCCTTTTCGTCCGAAAACTGGCGTCGCCCCGAAGAAGAAGTGTCGCTTCTGATGCGCCTGTTCGTCACCGCGCTCGAAAGGGAAGTGGCGAAGATGCACGCGAACAATATTCGCCTGAAAGTCGTAGGCGATTTGTCGCGTTTCGATTCCAAGCTGCAAGATATGATCGCCTCGGCCGAGCGCCGCACCGCCAACAATACGCGTCTGACGGTGACGATCTGCGCCAATTACGGCGGCCGCTGGGACATCATGCAAGCGAGCAGCAAGATGGTGGCCGCCAATCCGGGCCTGAGCAGTTTTAGCGAAGAGCAGTTGGCCAGGCACCTGGCCATGGCCTACGCGCCCGAGCCCGACCTGTTCATCCGCACCGGCGGGGAAGAGCGCATTTCCAATTTCCTGCTGTGGCAACTGGCCTATTCGGAACTGTATTTCACCGACACTTACTGGCCCGATTTTTCGATCGAGTCCCTGGACGCGGCCATCGCGTCCTATCAAAGCCGCGAGCGCCGCTTCGGGCGCACGGGCGATCAACTGGCTGAAAAGAAAAGCTGA
- the frr gene encoding ribosome recycling factor, with protein sequence MTIADVKKNAQERMNKSIDTLKADLGKVRTGRAHTGILDHVMVDYYGSATALTQIANVTLIDARTIGVQPWEKKMLTTVEKAIRDADLGLNPSSQGDMIRVPTPPLTEERRKEMVKLVKSEAEDAKIAIRNIRRDANESLKKLVKDKACSEDDERRASEEIQKLTDKFVIDVDKLVAEKEKEVLTV encoded by the coding sequence ATGACTATCGCTGACGTCAAGAAAAACGCGCAAGAGCGCATGAACAAGTCGATCGACACCCTCAAGGCCGACCTGGGCAAGGTCCGCACCGGCCGCGCCCACACCGGCATCCTCGATCACGTCATGGTCGATTACTACGGTTCGGCCACGGCGCTGACCCAGATCGCCAACGTGACCCTGATCGACGCCCGCACCATCGGCGTGCAGCCGTGGGAAAAGAAGATGCTGACCACGGTCGAAAAAGCCATCCGCGATGCCGACCTCGGTCTGAATCCATCGTCGCAGGGCGACATGATCCGCGTGCCGACTCCGCCGCTGACCGAGGAACGCCGCAAGGAAATGGTCAAGCTGGTCAAGAGCGAGGCGGAAGATGCCAAGATCGCGATCCGCAACATCCGCCGCGATGCCAACGAATCGCTGAAAAAGCTGGTCAAGGACAAGGCGTGCTCGGAAGATGACGAGCGTCGTGCATCCGAAGAAATCCAGAAACTGACAGACAAGTTCGTTATCGATGTCGATAAACTGGTTGCTGAAAAAGAAAAAGAAGTCCTGACGGTGTAG
- the pyrH gene encoding UMP kinase produces the protein MSKPAYKRVLLKLSGEALMGDDPYGINRATIERMVADVAEVANLGVELAVVIGGGNIFRGVAPGAQGMDRATADYMGMLATVMNALALADAMRHVGIVARVMSAIAIEQVVEPYVRPKALQYLEEGKVVVFAAGTGNPFFTTDTAAALRGSEISAEIVLKATKVDGVYTADPKKDPNATRYESITFDEAISKHLQVMDATAFALCRDQKLPIKVFSIVKPGALKRVIMGEDEGTLVHV, from the coding sequence ATGTCGAAACCAGCCTACAAACGCGTACTCCTGAAATTGTCTGGCGAAGCACTGATGGGCGATGATCCATACGGCATCAACCGCGCCACGATCGAGCGCATGGTCGCCGATGTCGCGGAAGTAGCGAACCTTGGTGTGGAACTGGCCGTCGTCATTGGCGGCGGCAACATCTTCCGCGGCGTCGCTCCCGGCGCCCAGGGCATGGACCGCGCCACCGCCGATTACATGGGCATGCTGGCCACCGTGATGAACGCGCTGGCCCTGGCCGACGCCATGCGCCACGTCGGCATCGTCGCCCGCGTCATGTCGGCCATCGCCATCGAGCAGGTGGTCGAGCCTTACGTGCGCCCGAAAGCGCTGCAATACCTGGAAGAAGGCAAGGTCGTCGTGTTCGCCGCCGGCACCGGCAATCCCTTCTTCACCACGGATACCGCCGCCGCCTTGCGCGGTTCGGAAATCAGTGCCGAAATCGTGCTCAAGGCCACCAAGGTCGACGGTGTCTACACCGCCGACCCGAAAAAGGACCCGAACGCCACGCGCTACGAGTCGATCACTTTCGACGAAGCCATTTCCAAGCACTTGCAGGTGATGGATGCGACCGCGTTCGCGCTGTGCCGCGACCAGAAGCTGCCGATCAAGGTGTTTTCCATCGTCAAGCCGGGCGCGCTCAAACGCGTGATCATGGGCGAAGACGAAGGTACACTGGTACACGTTTAA
- the tsf gene encoding translation elongation factor Ts: MAAITAAMVGELRAKTDAPMMECKKALTEAEGDMGRAEEILRVKLGTKAGKAASRITAEGVVTAYINGGIGALLEINSETDFVAKNDEFMALANNAARLVAEHNPADVAALLALPLDGKTLDEVRSALIGKIGENMSIRRFQRFETTAKLASYLHSGRIGVMVDFDGADEQVGKDLAMHIAAMKPVSLSSDQVPAELIEKERSVAALKAQEDADKAVAEGKPVQSPEILAKRLEGSIQKYLKEVSLLNQAFVKNDKQSIEQMLKEKNTTVKAFTMYVVGEGIEKKQDDFAAEVAAQMAANKQ, encoded by the coding sequence ATGGCAGCGATTACAGCAGCGATGGTAGGCGAACTGCGCGCGAAAACCGACGCACCGATGATGGAATGCAAAAAAGCACTGACCGAAGCCGAAGGCGACATGGGCCGTGCCGAAGAAATCCTGCGCGTCAAGCTGGGTACCAAGGCTGGCAAGGCCGCTTCGCGTATCACCGCCGAAGGCGTGGTCACGGCTTACATCAACGGTGGCATTGGCGCCCTGCTCGAAATTAACAGCGAAACCGACTTCGTTGCCAAGAACGATGAGTTCATGGCACTGGCGAACAACGCTGCCCGTTTGGTCGCGGAACACAACCCTGCCGACGTCGCCGCCCTGCTGGCCCTGCCGCTCGACGGCAAGACCCTGGACGAAGTGCGTAGCGCCCTGATCGGTAAAATCGGCGAAAACATGTCGATCCGCCGCTTCCAGCGTTTCGAAACCACCGCCAAGCTCGCTTCCTACCTGCACTCCGGCCGTATCGGCGTGATGGTCGACTTCGACGGCGCCGACGAGCAAGTCGGTAAAGACCTGGCCATGCACATCGCTGCCATGAAGCCAGTGTCGCTGTCGTCGGACCAGGTGCCTGCCGAATTGATCGAAAAAGAGCGTTCGGTCGCTGCCCTGAAAGCTCAGGAAGATGCGGACAAAGCCGTTGCCGAAGGCAAGCCGGTGCAGTCGCCGGAAATCCTGGCCAAGCGCCTGGAAGGCTCGATCCAGAAGTACCTGAAAGAAGTCTCGCTGCTGAACCAGGCATTCGTGAAGAACGACAAGCAGTCGATCGAACAGATGCTGAAAGAAAAAAACACCACCGTGAAAGCATTCACGATGTATGTTGTTGGTGAAGGCATCGAGAAAAAGCAAGACGATTTCGCTGCAGAGGTTGCGGCGCAAATGGCTGCTAACAAGCAGTAA
- the rpsB gene encoding 30S ribosomal protein S2, translated as MSVTMREMLEAGVHFGHQTRFWNPKMAPFIFGHRNKIHIINLEKTMGMYQEAMKTIKQVASNRGTILMVGTKRQAREIIAAEAARAGVPFVDQRWLGGMLTNFKTIKTSIKRLKDMEAQVEDGSVEKLSKKEGLMFQREMTKLQKAIGGIKDMGGVPDAIFVVDVGYHKGAITEAGKLGIPVIGIVDTNHSPEGVTHVIPGNDDSSKAIMLYARGVADAILEGRANASNEIVELVKSAGDEFVEVSEQA; from the coding sequence ATGTCCGTAACAATGCGTGAAATGCTGGAAGCCGGTGTCCACTTCGGTCACCAAACCCGTTTTTGGAACCCAAAAATGGCGCCGTTCATTTTCGGTCACCGCAACAAGATCCATATCATCAACTTGGAAAAGACGATGGGTATGTATCAGGAAGCCATGAAAACCATCAAGCAAGTCGCGTCGAACCGCGGCACGATCCTGATGGTCGGCACCAAGCGTCAAGCGCGCGAAATCATCGCCGCTGAAGCTGCACGCGCCGGCGTTCCTTTCGTCGACCAGCGCTGGTTGGGCGGCATGCTGACCAACTTCAAAACCATCAAGACCTCGATCAAGCGCCTGAAAGACATGGAAGCTCAGGTTGAAGACGGTTCGGTTGAGAAGCTGTCGAAAAAAGAAGGCCTGATGTTCCAGCGCGAGATGACCAAGCTGCAAAAAGCCATCGGCGGTATCAAGGACATGGGCGGCGTTCCTGACGCAATCTTCGTCGTCGACGTCGGCTACCACAAAGGTGCGATCACCGAAGCCGGCAAGCTGGGCATCCCTGTTATCGGCATCGTCGATACCAACCACTCGCCAGAAGGCGTGACCCACGTCATTCCAGGCAACGACGATTCGTCCAAAGCGATCATGCTGTACGCCCGTGGCGTTGCTGATGCGATCCTGGAAGGCCGTGCAAACGCCTCCAACGAAATCGTTGAACTGGTTAAATCGGCTGGCGACGAGTTCGTCGAAGTCTCCGAGCAGGCTTAA
- the map gene encoding type I methionyl aminopeptidase, whose translation MSNISIKTPADIEGMRIAGRLGSEVLDYITPFVKVGVTTGELDRLCHEYMVNVQGTIPAPLNYCPPGYTPYPKAICTSVNDVICHGIPGDKVLKDGDMVNLDITVIKDGYHGDNSRMFLVGKPTILGKRLSEVTYECMWLGIAQVKPGAHLGDIGHVIQQHAEKNGYSVVREFCGHGIGKVFHEEPQVLHYGRPGTLERLEAGMIFTIEPMINAGRREIKEMGDGWTIKTKDKKPSAQWEHTILVTETGYEVLTVSAGSPPPPAFITQASAAVTA comes from the coding sequence ATGTCCAACATCTCGATCAAAACTCCCGCCGACATCGAAGGCATGCGCATCGCCGGCCGCCTCGGCTCCGAAGTGCTCGACTACATCACGCCCTTCGTGAAGGTCGGCGTCACCACGGGCGAACTCGATCGTCTTTGCCACGAATACATGGTGAACGTGCAGGGCACCATCCCGGCCCCGCTGAACTATTGCCCGCCGGGCTACACGCCCTACCCGAAAGCCATCTGCACCTCCGTCAACGACGTGATCTGCCACGGCATTCCGGGCGATAAAGTGCTCAAGGATGGCGACATGGTCAACCTCGACATCACCGTCATCAAGGATGGCTACCACGGCGACAACAGCCGCATGTTCCTGGTCGGCAAGCCAACCATCCTGGGCAAGCGCCTCTCCGAAGTGACCTACGAATGCATGTGGCTCGGCATTGCCCAGGTCAAGCCGGGCGCGCACCTGGGCGATATCGGCCACGTGATCCAGCAACACGCCGAAAAGAATGGTTACAGCGTGGTGCGCGAATTCTGCGGCCACGGCATCGGCAAGGTCTTCCACGAAGAGCCGCAGGTACTGCACTACGGCCGTCCGGGCACCCTGGAGCGCCTGGAAGCGGGCATGATCTTCACCATCGAACCGATGATCAACGCCGGCCGCCGCGAGATCAAGGAAATGGGCGATGGCTGGACCATCAAGACCAAGGACAAGAAACCGTCCGCCCAATGGGAACATACGATCCTGGTCACCGAGACCGGCTATGAAGTGCTGACCGTCTCGGCCGGCTCGCCGCCGCCGCCGGCCTTCATCACCCAGGCCAGCGCCGCCGTCACGGCCTGA